A stretch of the Methylacidiphilum caldifontis genome encodes the following:
- a CDS encoding VWA domain-containing protein: MNLMSPQLLLGLLFLPLILFLFYRKNVQAKATFSHLFKVFFSPKGIELKKQEKKQASLPWLFLASSILFFIALSRPQWGKSEVELLESNIDYLVALDVSKSMLAEDIVPTRLDRAKLLATNFISKLHGERVGLLAFTKNAFIEAPLSTDYELLEEILTELSPNDFPNEGTNFAAMLDEALQFFSSNEKAKNMLILLSDGEDHGGGWQQKLAEFKKESIQVLSIGIGASHGAVIRNPNGSLYRDYKGQPIVTIFNPASLEFIARSTGGVYIQADKYFDISTVVEGMIKNPGYTKRKEKMKTHAEKYTYFLLPAIVLALASFLFEFPLYENREVKLGSKDKS; the protein is encoded by the coding sequence ATGAATTTAATGAGTCCTCAATTGCTTTTAGGTTTGCTTTTCTTACCCCTTATTCTTTTTCTTTTTTATCGCAAAAATGTACAAGCAAAGGCCACGTTCAGTCATCTTTTTAAAGTTTTTTTTTCGCCCAAGGGTATCGAGTTAAAAAAACAAGAAAAAAAACAAGCCTCTTTGCCATGGTTATTCCTTGCATCCTCTATTCTTTTCTTTATCGCCCTGTCTCGACCGCAATGGGGAAAGTCAGAAGTTGAACTGCTAGAGTCAAACATCGATTATCTTGTCGCTCTAGATGTTTCCAAAAGTATGTTAGCTGAGGACATCGTTCCTACTCGATTAGATAGAGCAAAGCTGCTCGCTACAAATTTCATCTCTAAGCTCCATGGTGAAAGAGTGGGTTTGCTCGCTTTTACAAAAAACGCTTTTATTGAAGCTCCTTTATCCACTGATTATGAGCTTTTAGAAGAAATTCTTACAGAACTTTCGCCCAACGATTTTCCCAATGAGGGAACGAATTTTGCTGCGATGCTGGATGAAGCGCTGCAGTTTTTTTCTTCCAATGAAAAAGCTAAAAATATGCTTATTCTATTAAGCGATGGTGAAGATCATGGGGGAGGATGGCAACAAAAACTAGCTGAGTTCAAAAAAGAGTCTATCCAGGTATTATCTATTGGCATTGGAGCTTCCCATGGGGCGGTTATAAGAAATCCCAATGGTTCTCTTTATAGAGATTATAAAGGACAGCCCATTGTCACAATTTTTAATCCGGCTTCCCTTGAATTTATTGCCCGTTCTACGGGCGGAGTTTATATCCAGGCGGATAAATACTTTGACATCTCAACCGTTGTAGAGGGCATGATAAAAAATCCAGGATATACAAAACGTAAAGAAAAAATGAAAACTCATGCAGAAAAATATACTTATTTTCTTTTGCCCGCCATCGTATTGGCATTAGCCAGTTTTTTGTTCGAATTTCCTTTATATGAAAATCGCGAGGTTAAGCTTGGGTCAAAAGATAAGTCTTAA
- a CDS encoding BatD family protein, which translates to MKLFGKIQIGNQLLDFPSLLLTLLIFFGCVLRAMAFSVHWLPISEKIEVGKESHLSLLFEDCLPQEEVRPPKISFLEFGDPVVNRVGHSHLIYEFPVIAQQAGNYIIPPFLIATDHGLIEAAPMSLNVTEEKFFALPADAIDARVIVPQGILWIGQPFAIEYRLLAHSGTFLDITSQPEWNPKDFLANRWGKPQRIVLNSNGSYASGLRYTTTLLPLKSGKIVLPSITQQLTLEIERLGHGLFSQPLVKAIRATTEPKTIEISPLPAPIPKDFSEAIGNFKLSCKVNPIDAVQGEPISITIKIEGIGNWAVPWKLKDFPECKGLRIINSKPFRQIDPESLFNGVLKMELVLIPDIYGEIDIPSYSFTYFDTTLGEYQTLKSDPFHISIKKSSSTVELADNKQNESLNNLSLTNPGYPRDMMPIGPLFGSTTGLAPFSPYAIGEEAILLTSLFLILWIYLSWEKASCDPAITKKKRAALSLKLTAQSLAKVKTAEELYQIMLLWQKAFKEFWEIPHAFPDENIIEKQLVNRFPRNLTLAKKWISLWHESQLCLYSPTLSPSSQWINDALELARKLPRVTPPIKAIFSPSNLFPFFLYAALFFTFVLIPFKNNPIFCSPARQELSDSGRFPFFIPLKDNPSRKQLTAPLYFAHSNLFCPIYSLFGSLARFPSSEEAIAEYQNGDFPKAAETWGKKALLQPLDWKTRNNLGLVFAQQEQWPKALGEWTAAFLLAPRDPVVAWNFNLALSKNPGADIQLLTLSKKNLLNKIKAFFSPGEWERIVSLSLFSLFFFFGLALLSAFRKIPLHSFVLIGLIMFSTLSCLSFWEFVSYGIFTDPFSGIIVQDSFIRSVPTEIQQQNLPVKAGSVVKIKKTYLGWYMIEFINGQKGWIRSQNVTLFYKPPQELAPPKEKPFYLSIFPP; encoded by the coding sequence ATGAAACTTTTTGGGAAGATCCAGATTGGTAATCAACTGCTGGATTTTCCTTCTCTTTTGCTTACCTTGCTGATCTTTTTTGGGTGTGTCTTAAGGGCAATGGCCTTTTCGGTTCATTGGCTTCCGATAAGCGAAAAAATCGAAGTGGGAAAAGAAAGTCATCTTTCCCTTTTGTTTGAAGATTGCTTGCCTCAAGAAGAAGTAAGACCCCCTAAAATTTCATTTTTGGAATTTGGGGATCCCGTCGTAAATCGGGTTGGCCATTCCCATTTAATATATGAGTTTCCTGTAATTGCCCAACAAGCTGGCAATTACATTATTCCCCCTTTCTTAATCGCCACCGATCATGGACTTATTGAAGCCGCTCCGATGTCCTTAAATGTAACCGAAGAGAAATTTTTTGCTCTTCCAGCAGATGCTATAGATGCCCGCGTCATTGTTCCACAAGGAATATTGTGGATAGGCCAGCCTTTTGCTATCGAGTACAGACTTCTTGCGCATTCAGGAACATTTTTGGACATTACGAGTCAGCCAGAATGGAACCCGAAAGATTTTTTGGCCAACAGGTGGGGCAAACCTCAAAGAATCGTCTTAAATTCCAACGGTTCTTATGCCAGTGGGTTACGTTATACGACAACTCTTCTTCCTCTCAAATCGGGAAAGATCGTTTTACCTTCAATCACTCAGCAGCTGACTTTAGAAATTGAAAGATTAGGTCATGGCCTTTTCTCTCAACCTCTTGTAAAAGCGATTAGGGCTACAACCGAACCAAAAACAATTGAAATTTCTCCTTTACCCGCTCCAATCCCCAAAGATTTTTCTGAAGCTATTGGCAACTTCAAACTCTCTTGCAAGGTTAATCCCATTGATGCTGTTCAAGGTGAACCCATATCGATAACTATAAAAATAGAAGGTATAGGCAATTGGGCTGTTCCCTGGAAACTCAAGGATTTTCCAGAATGTAAAGGTTTGAGAATAATTAATTCAAAACCTTTCCGTCAAATTGATCCTGAATCTCTATTTAATGGGGTTTTAAAAATGGAATTAGTCCTCATCCCTGATATATACGGAGAAATAGACATTCCTTCTTATTCTTTTACCTATTTTGACACTACACTGGGTGAATATCAAACTTTAAAATCAGACCCCTTCCACATTTCTATAAAAAAATCTTCCTCTACAGTGGAATTAGCAGATAATAAACAAAATGAGTCGTTGAATAATCTTTCTTTAACTAATCCTGGATATCCTCGGGATATGATGCCTATAGGACCTCTTTTTGGATCTACAACCGGCTTAGCTCCCTTTTCCCCTTATGCAATTGGGGAAGAAGCCATTCTATTGACAAGCCTATTTCTTATACTATGGATCTATCTTTCTTGGGAAAAGGCATCCTGCGATCCAGCGATTACCAAGAAAAAAAGGGCAGCTCTTTCTTTAAAGCTTACGGCACAGTCCCTAGCTAAAGTAAAAACTGCTGAAGAATTATATCAAATCATGCTTCTTTGGCAGAAAGCGTTCAAAGAATTTTGGGAAATTCCTCATGCTTTTCCTGACGAAAACATAATTGAAAAACAACTCGTCAATCGATTTCCTAGAAATCTTACCCTGGCAAAAAAGTGGATATCCCTTTGGCATGAATCACAGCTCTGTTTGTATAGTCCAACTCTTTCGCCCTCTTCTCAATGGATTAATGATGCCCTGGAGCTTGCAAGAAAACTTCCAAGGGTCACCCCCCCTATAAAAGCAATTTTTAGCCCATCCAATCTTTTCCCTTTTTTCCTCTACGCTGCTCTTTTCTTTACTTTTGTTTTAATACCCTTTAAGAATAACCCCATATTTTGTTCTCCTGCAAGACAAGAGCTCTCAGACTCAGGCAGATTTCCTTTTTTTATCCCTCTAAAAGATAACCCTAGTAGAAAACAACTCACCGCTCCTCTTTATTTTGCCCATTCCAACCTCTTCTGCCCAATATATTCTTTGTTTGGATCCTTGGCCCGTTTTCCCTCAAGCGAGGAGGCAATTGCCGAATATCAAAACGGAGACTTTCCTAAAGCTGCAGAAACTTGGGGAAAAAAAGCTCTCCTTCAACCTTTAGATTGGAAAACAAGGAATAACCTTGGGTTAGTCTTTGCACAACAGGAACAATGGCCAAAAGCGCTTGGAGAATGGACAGCTGCTTTCTTGCTTGCACCTCGTGATCCTGTAGTGGCTTGGAACTTTAACTTGGCGTTAAGCAAAAATCCAGGGGCCGACATTCAACTTCTAACGCTAAGTAAAAAAAATTTATTAAATAAAATAAAGGCCTTTTTTTCACCTGGAGAATGGGAGAGAATAGTTTCCCTAAGCCTTTTTTCCCTTTTCTTCTTCTTTGGCTTAGCGCTTTTGAGCGCTTTTCGCAAAATCCCTCTACATTCTTTTGTTTTGATCGGGTTGATTATGTTTTCTACCCTAAGTTGTCTGTCTTTCTGGGAGTTTGTTTCCTATGGAATTTTCACCGATCCTTTTTCTGGAATTATCGTGCAAGACAGTTTCATTCGTTCTGTTCCTACGGAAATCCAGCAACAGAATCTGCCTGTAAAAGCCGGTTCGGTTGTTAAAATTAAGAAAACCTATTTGGGATGGTATATGATTGAATTTATCAATGGCCAGAAAGGTTGGATCAGATCCCAAAATGTTACCCTTTTTTATAAGCCTCCTCAAGAATTAGCTCCACCTAAAGAAAAGCCTTTCTATCTTTCTATTTTTCCACCTTAA
- a CDS encoding Rieske (2Fe-2S) protein, translating into MAKVKCPFKASEIPEGGGKCFDLQGKKIALFCYKGEYFALDDTCPHEGGPLSEGFIENGEVECPWHGARFNLKTGEVLCGPATRGVKAYPCTKTGDDIELDV; encoded by the coding sequence ATGGCTAAAGTCAAATGTCCTTTTAAAGCTTCTGAAATACCCGAAGGGGGAGGAAAGTGTTTTGATCTGCAAGGAAAAAAAATTGCCCTATTTTGTTATAAAGGGGAATATTTTGCCTTGGATGATACTTGTCCTCATGAGGGAGGGCCCTTGAGTGAGGGTTTTATTGAAAACGGCGAAGTGGAATGTCCGTGGCATGGAGCTCGGTTTAATCTTAAAACCGGAGAAGTACTCTGTGGGCCCGCGACAAGAGGAGTCAAGGCCTATCCCTGTACAAAAACAGGAGATGATATTGAATTAGATGTTTGA
- a CDS encoding L,D-transpeptidase family protein translates to MRLNLLFVSVVLVVLSSGCALNNRQTRQVSSALPSNLIRVSIHDQKMELIQDVGKTTESHHFYPVSTSKYGIGDEWNSYKTPIGRFIIAKKIGDGIPLGGKFYHRKFTGDVIKLASYDPSKPAFNHDSILTRILWLKGLDSQNKNSFNRGIFIHGTNQEALVGQPVSYGCIRMKNKDVVQLYDLVSEYTPVYIQKEPLKKPIPKEVLASFHFNHSPVYSSTNQFSSPTLVFNEYSPKAIPLSTTSPVSFNSSQKTPTTNEQKETVIKKASLSHSPIKNSTKERVSTQMTKSATERAIHSSTESKTSLTKSSSHTKRNSRSHKTVSHSTSAKNITFNSSQIKKKKNLE, encoded by the coding sequence ATGCGTCTAAACCTTCTCTTTGTATCGGTCGTGCTAGTGGTTCTTAGTAGTGGCTGCGCTCTAAACAATAGACAAACAAGACAGGTTTCTTCGGCTTTGCCCTCTAATCTGATTCGAGTAAGCATCCATGATCAAAAGATGGAATTAATTCAAGATGTGGGCAAAACAACTGAATCACACCATTTTTATCCCGTATCCACCTCTAAATATGGTATTGGAGATGAATGGAACAGTTACAAAACGCCTATAGGTCGTTTCATTATCGCCAAAAAAATTGGCGATGGGATACCTTTGGGAGGAAAATTTTACCATAGAAAATTTACAGGTGATGTGATCAAATTGGCTTCCTATGATCCCTCGAAACCCGCATTTAATCATGACAGTATATTAACAAGAATTTTGTGGCTTAAGGGATTGGATTCTCAGAACAAAAATTCATTTAATAGAGGGATATTTATCCATGGAACAAATCAAGAAGCGCTTGTGGGACAACCTGTTAGCTATGGATGTATAAGAATGAAAAATAAGGATGTTGTTCAACTTTATGATCTTGTCTCTGAATATACTCCAGTATACATCCAAAAAGAACCGCTTAAAAAACCCATACCGAAAGAAGTTCTTGCTAGTTTCCATTTCAATCATTCTCCAGTTTATTCCTCCACAAATCAATTTTCTTCACCGACTCTAGTTTTTAATGAATATTCCCCAAAGGCTATACCCCTTTCAACAACATCCCCCGTTTCTTTCAACTCTTCTCAAAAAACACCGACTACCAATGAACAAAAAGAAACAGTAATTAAAAAGGCTTCTTTGAGTCACTCACCCATAAAGAATTCCACTAAAGAAAGAGTATCAACTCAAATGACAAAAAGTGCTACTGAAAGAGCCATTCATTCTTCCACTGAATCAAAAACTTCTTTAACAAAATCCAGTTCCCACACAAAAAGAAACTCTAGATCTCATAAAACAGTCAGTCATTCAACTTCCGCTAAAAATATAACCTTTAATTCCTCTCAAATTAAAAAGAAAAAGAACCTTGAATAA